The Couchioplanes caeruleus sequence CAAACCAACAGAACAGAACAACCACCCCGCCGAGGCCGCCCAGCAGCGGGGCGAGCAGATGGTAGGCGAGCTGCCGCCACACGGAGGCGGCGGTCCACGGCCGGAGAATGCGGTGCCAACCCGTGCCCGGGTCGGGCATCGGCGCGGCGATGTCGAGACCGAGCACGGCCCGGAACCGCTCCCGTTGCATCGCGCTGAGGAACCGCACACAGCCGAGGAGTGCCAGCGGGCTGGTGAGGGTGACGGCTACGTACAGAACGGGTAGCAGCCAGTGACCGGTCGGCCCGACGACAAGGCTGGCGAGGGACGCCCACCACACCACACCCAGAAGCCAGATAGTGGCGCCCGTCACGGCGCTGAAGAGCATCCCGGTCACCACATGGAAGGTCGCGCGCCAGGCTTCCGGCGAAGCCAGCGAGCGCAGCAGCATCACGGGCCTGGAGGGCCTCGGGTGCGTCGCGACTTCGTTCGAGCTGCGGGTCATGCGTTCACGGTAGGGATGCCGGCGCCAGTCGGCCATCGGGCGTACCCCACGTCTCAGGGTAGGGAAAACCCCAAGGCGATGGGGCTGCCAACCCCAGTTACAGCGCCCTCGTGCACTGGCAGCGTCAACACCGGCCTGACGACATGAGGAGCAACCAATGATCGAGGCACGCAACCTGACGAAAAGGTACGGCGAGAAGCTTGCCGTCGACGAGCTGACGTTCACTGTCCGCCCAGGCCTGGTGACCGGCTTCCTCGGCCCCAACGGCGCCGGCAAATCCACCACCATGCGGATGATTCTCGGCCTGGACACGCCCACGAGTGGTTCGGTGCTGGTGAACGGCAGGCCATATCGGGCACACCCGGCACCGCTGCACGAGGTGGGCGCGCTGCTGGAGGCACGCTCGATCCACCCCGGCCGCACCGCGTTCCACCATCTGCTGGCACTGGCTCGCACCAACGGCATCCGCCGCTCGCGGGTCGACGACGTGATCGAGGCTGTCGGTCTCTCCGACGTTGCACGGCGGCGGGCCGGCAGGTTCTCGCTCGGGATGGGGCAGCGGCTCGGCATCGCCACGGCGTTGCTCGGCGACCCGCGCACGATCGTGCTCGACGAGCCACTCAACGGTCTCGACACCGAGGGCATCCGCTGGGTGCGTGCGCTGTTGCAAAGCCTCGCCGCCGAGGGACGCACCGTTTTCGTCTCCTCGCACCTGATGAACGAGATGGCACTTACCGCCCAGCATCTCATCGTCGTCGGTAAGGGTCGCCTGATCGCCGACACCGGTATGGCGGAGTTCCTACGAGCTCACGCTCGCAGCGTGGTGCGGGTACGCACCGCCGAACCTCATGCGCTCATCACCCACCTGACGGGGCCCGACATCGAGGTCTCGTTCGAGCCGGACGAAGCACTGACCGTGTCCGGATTGACCACCGACCAGATCGGCAAGGCCGCCGGTGCGGCGGGGATCACGCTGCTCGAGCTCACCGCACAACACTCCTCGCTGGAGGACGCCTTCATCGACCTGACCGGCGACGCGGTCGAATACCGCGCGGCTACCGTCGGAGCGCCGTCGTGACGAGTCTCTTCCTTCCGCCCTACAGCCACGAACAGCGTGTCACCTACCTCCGCGTGATCGGG is a genomic window containing:
- a CDS encoding ABC transporter ATP-binding protein, encoding MIEARNLTKRYGEKLAVDELTFTVRPGLVTGFLGPNGAGKSTTMRMILGLDTPTSGSVLVNGRPYRAHPAPLHEVGALLEARSIHPGRTAFHHLLALARTNGIRRSRVDDVIEAVGLSDVARRRAGRFSLGMGQRLGIATALLGDPRTIVLDEPLNGLDTEGIRWVRALLQSLAAEGRTVFVSSHLMNEMALTAQHLIVVGKGRLIADTGMAEFLRAHARSVVRVRTAEPHALITHLTGPDIEVSFEPDEALTVSGLTTDQIGKAAGAAGITLLELTAQHSSLEDAFIDLTGDAVEYRAATVGAPS